In one Desulfoferula mesophila genomic region, the following are encoded:
- a CDS encoding acyl-CoA dehydratase activase, protein MSESSVGDKVTDKGKLYLGLDVGSVSLDTVVLDGEGQILLADYTRTKGRPLAVAAEVLGGVVERFGRESFAAVAVTGSGAPTLTPLLGGEVVNEIIAAARGVQRLCPQARTVIDMGGEDAKLILVSPGPDGGLRIEDFAMNTMCAAGTGSFLDQQSHRLQLTIEQFSEIALNSANPPRLAGRCSVFAKSDMIHLQQEATPDYDIVAGLCFAMARNLKSNIAKGKKVVPPVAFIGGVAANQGVHRALKEILKLADDELLVPPDFGCVGALGAALFAQDKGLVAPLTDLADLERRAAEVAGETKRLPKLMLGEHHGKNLQEIKVPEGQLTGYLGVDVGSISTNVVVIDPEGNVLSKQYLLTAGRPLEAVKEGLRLAGAEIGDRVTILGAGTTGSGRYLTADFIGADIVRNEITAQATAAAHIDPEVDTIFEIGGQDSKYISLENGAIVDFMMNKVCAAGTGSFLEEQAEKLGIQIKGEFGSKALAAPNPVRMGERCTVFMESDLVSHQAAGAEIDDLVAGLSYSIVHNYLNKVVEDRKIGGRIFYQGATAANQGIVAAFEAVTGRPIIVPPHHDVTGAIGAALLAMRERTWKESSFKGFQISETGYEITTFECSGCPNTCSIRKVKVEGLDKPLFYGSRCEKYDVDRDAQVREDIPDLFAEREEMLLSYAGPVDPGRKKGVIGIPRTMFFREWLPFFSAFLNALGFEVQISGPSTKRLIHKGVEAVVNEPCFPVKVAHGHLAELIEAGVEKILLPSLVNLPAPGNELTYGQVCPYAQTLCYTAPAALDFGKSELIDSPLRFGYDGATMRKDLKALAKRLGAGTRGLGQAIAAGWEAQHDFSRRLVERGREVLASMKPDDRAMVVISRPYNGADPGLNLGLPQKMRHLGVYSIPMDFLDLDQHMGHPELSEMYWRYGQKILASALQVRQDPRLHAVYITNFGCGPDSFIGHFFRRIMEGKPFLEIEIDEHSADVGAITRLEAFLDSLGNVTTAPPKATTTRRRNIQPGERTIYIPPMTDHSVAVAAAFAACGGHAEVLPESDQRTLELGRRYTSGKECYPCALTTGDLLKLLMDEKVPADQVAFFMPGGTGPCRFGQYHRYHRLILDELGFNQARIYSPDQSEVFYKELGMVGGSDFVRLGWQGLVAVDLLKKALHETRPYEDHPGDCDEVYHHMLDRVSEVIRAKGDLKPVMAEARHEFAAVRRSGQNHRPLVGVVGEIYTRANSFANEDVVRTIEALGGEAWTPTIGEWVLYTNFTSAVRAKMLKKRRDLIGTLLENYFQHKDERNLAKPWAGALKSLHEPDVKEVLKMAHPYLEPSFEGEAILSLGKSRDMFSRGASGVVNVIPFTCMPGTIVNALMKRFREDHGNLPFLPMAMDGQEQTGSRIRLEAFMHQVRQFQQAREN, encoded by the coding sequence ATGAGCGAATCCTCCGTTGGCGACAAGGTGACGGATAAAGGCAAACTCTACCTGGGCCTGGACGTGGGCTCGGTCAGCCTGGACACGGTGGTCCTGGACGGCGAAGGCCAGATTCTCCTGGCCGACTACACCCGCACCAAGGGACGGCCCCTGGCCGTGGCCGCCGAGGTGTTGGGTGGGGTGGTGGAGCGCTTCGGCCGCGAGTCCTTCGCGGCGGTGGCGGTTACCGGCAGCGGCGCCCCCACCTTGACCCCCCTGTTGGGCGGCGAGGTGGTCAACGAGATCATCGCCGCGGCCCGGGGGGTGCAGCGCTTGTGTCCCCAGGCCCGCACCGTCATCGACATGGGCGGCGAGGACGCCAAGCTGATCCTGGTCAGCCCCGGCCCGGACGGCGGGCTGCGCATCGAAGACTTCGCCATGAACACCATGTGCGCGGCGGGCACCGGCTCCTTTTTGGACCAGCAGTCCCACCGGTTGCAGCTGACCATCGAGCAGTTCTCGGAGATCGCCCTGAACAGCGCCAACCCGCCGCGGCTGGCCGGGCGCTGCAGCGTGTTCGCCAAGAGCGACATGATCCACCTGCAACAGGAAGCCACCCCGGACTACGACATCGTGGCCGGGCTGTGCTTCGCCATGGCCCGCAACCTCAAGTCCAACATCGCCAAGGGCAAGAAGGTGGTGCCGCCGGTGGCTTTCATCGGCGGGGTGGCCGCCAACCAGGGGGTGCACCGGGCCCTCAAGGAAATCTTGAAGCTGGCCGATGACGAGCTTTTGGTGCCCCCTGACTTCGGCTGCGTGGGGGCCCTGGGCGCGGCCCTGTTCGCCCAGGACAAGGGCCTGGTGGCCCCCCTGACCGATCTGGCGGACCTGGAGCGGCGGGCGGCCGAGGTGGCCGGGGAAACCAAGCGCCTGCCCAAGCTCATGCTGGGCGAGCACCACGGCAAAAACCTGCAGGAAATCAAGGTGCCCGAAGGGCAGCTGACCGGCTACCTGGGGGTGGACGTGGGTTCCATTTCCACCAACGTGGTGGTCATCGACCCAGAGGGCAACGTGCTCTCCAAGCAGTACCTGCTCACCGCCGGGCGGCCCCTGGAGGCGGTCAAGGAGGGCCTGCGCCTGGCCGGGGCCGAGATCGGCGACCGGGTGACCATCCTGGGCGCGGGCACCACCGGCTCGGGCCGCTACCTCACCGCCGACTTCATCGGGGCGGACATCGTGCGCAACGAGATCACCGCCCAGGCCACCGCCGCGGCCCACATCGACCCCGAGGTGGACACCATCTTCGAGATCGGGGGCCAGGACTCCAAGTACATCTCCTTGGAGAACGGGGCCATCGTGGACTTCATGATGAACAAGGTCTGCGCGGCGGGCACCGGCAGCTTTCTGGAGGAGCAGGCCGAGAAGCTGGGCATCCAGATCAAGGGCGAGTTCGGCTCCAAGGCCCTGGCCGCGCCCAACCCGGTGCGCATGGGCGAGCGCTGCACCGTGTTCATGGAATCGGACCTGGTGTCCCACCAGGCCGCCGGGGCCGAGATCGACGACCTGGTGGCCGGGCTCAGCTATTCCATCGTGCACAACTACCTGAACAAGGTGGTGGAAGACCGCAAGATCGGGGGGCGTATCTTCTACCAGGGGGCCACCGCCGCCAACCAGGGCATCGTGGCCGCCTTCGAGGCGGTGACCGGACGCCCCATCATCGTGCCCCCCCACCACGACGTGACCGGGGCCATCGGCGCGGCCCTTTTGGCCATGCGCGAGCGCACCTGGAAAGAAAGCTCCTTCAAGGGCTTCCAGATCAGCGAGACCGGCTACGAGATCACCACCTTCGAGTGCTCGGGCTGCCCCAACACCTGCTCCATCCGCAAGGTCAAGGTGGAGGGCCTGGACAAGCCGCTGTTCTACGGCTCGCGTTGCGAAAAATACGACGTGGACCGCGACGCCCAGGTGCGCGAGGACATCCCCGACCTGTTCGCCGAGCGCGAGGAAATGTTGCTTTCCTACGCGGGACCGGTGGACCCTGGGCGCAAAAAAGGCGTGATCGGCATTCCCCGCACCATGTTCTTCCGGGAATGGCTGCCCTTTTTCAGCGCCTTCTTGAACGCCCTGGGCTTCGAGGTGCAGATCTCCGGGCCCAGCACCAAGCGCCTGATCCACAAGGGCGTGGAGGCGGTGGTCAACGAGCCCTGCTTCCCGGTGAAGGTGGCCCACGGCCACCTGGCCGAGCTCATCGAGGCCGGGGTGGAGAAAATTTTACTGCCCTCGCTGGTCAACCTGCCCGCGCCGGGCAACGAGCTGACCTACGGCCAGGTGTGCCCCTATGCCCAGACCCTGTGCTACACCGCCCCGGCGGCCCTGGACTTTGGCAAGAGCGAGCTAATCGACAGCCCGCTGCGCTTTGGCTACGACGGGGCCACCATGCGCAAGGACCTCAAGGCCCTGGCCAAACGGCTGGGCGCCGGGACCCGGGGGCTCGGCCAGGCCATCGCCGCCGGCTGGGAGGCCCAGCACGACTTCAGCCGCCGCCTGGTGGAGCGGGGCAGGGAGGTCTTGGCCTCCATGAAGCCGGACGACCGGGCCATGGTGGTGATCAGCCGCCCCTACAACGGGGCCGACCCCGGCCTCAACCTGGGCCTGCCCCAGAAGATGCGCCATCTGGGGGTCTACTCCATCCCCATGGATTTCCTCGACTTGGACCAGCACATGGGCCATCCCGAGCTGTCCGAGATGTACTGGCGCTACGGCCAGAAGATTTTGGCCTCGGCCCTTCAGGTGCGCCAAGACCCTCGCCTGCACGCGGTGTACATCACCAACTTCGGCTGCGGGCCCGACAGCTTCATCGGCCATTTCTTTAGACGCATCATGGAGGGCAAGCCCTTCCTGGAGATCGAGATCGACGAGCACTCGGCCGACGTGGGGGCCATCACCCGCCTGGAGGCCTTCCTGGACTCCCTGGGCAACGTGACCACCGCCCCGCCCAAGGCCACCACCACCCGGCGGCGCAACATCCAGCCCGGCGAGCGCACCATCTACATTCCACCCATGACCGACCACTCGGTGGCCGTGGCCGCGGCCTTCGCCGCCTGCGGGGGGCATGCCGAAGTGTTGCCCGAGAGCGACCAGCGCACCCTGGAACTGGGCCGCCGCTATACCTCGGGCAAGGAGTGCTACCCCTGCGCCCTGACCACCGGCGACCTCTTGAAGCTGCTGATGGATGAAAAGGTGCCCGCCGACCAGGTGGCCTTTTTCATGCCCGGCGGCACCGGCCCCTGCCGCTTCGGCCAATACCACCGCTACCACCGCCTGATCCTGGACGAGCTGGGCTTTAACCAGGCCCGCATCTACTCGCCGGACCAGTCGGAGGTTTTCTACAAGGAACTCGGCATGGTGGGCGGCAGCGACTTCGTGCGCCTGGGCTGGCAGGGCCTGGTGGCCGTGGATCTGCTCAAAAAGGCCCTGCACGAAACTCGGCCCTACGAGGACCACCCCGGCGATTGCGACGAGGTGTACCACCACATGCTGGACCGGGTCTCCGAGGTGATCCGGGCCAAGGGCGACCTCAAGCCGGTGATGGCCGAGGCCCGCCACGAGTTCGCGGCGGTGAGGCGCTCCGGCCAAAACCATAGGCCCCTGGTGGGAGTGGTGGGCGAGATCTACACCCGGGCCAACAGCTTTGCCAACGAGGACGTCGTGCGCACCATCGAGGCCCTGGGCGGCGAGGCCTGGACCCCCACCATCGGCGAGTGGGTGCTCTACACCAACTTCACCTCCGCGGTGCGGGCCAAGATGCTCAAAAAGCGCCGCGACCTCATCGGCACCCTGTTGGAGAACTACTTCCAGCACAAGGACGAGCGCAACCTGGCCAAGCCCTGGGCCGGGGCCCTCAAGAGCCTGCACGAGCCGGACGTCAAGGAAGTGCTCAAGATGGCCCACCCCTATCTGGAGCCCAGCTTCGAGGGCGAGGCCATCCTCTCCCTGGGCAAGAGCCGGGACATGTTCAGCCGGGGGGCCTCGGGGGTGGTCAACGTGATCCCCTTCACCTGCATGCCCGGCACCATCGTCAACGCCCTGATGAAGCGCTTCCGGGAAGACCACGGCAACCTGCCCTTTTTGCCCATGGCCATGGACGGCCAGGAGCAGACCGGCAGCCGCATCCGCCTGGAGGCCTTCATGCACCAGGTGCGCCAGTTCCAGCAGGCCCGCGAAAACTGA
- a CDS encoding Rne/Rng family ribonuclease has product MSRKMLINATGVEELRVAVVEEGRLEAFYVETAAQAQTRGNIYKGVVANVEPSLQAAFIDYGRAKHGFLQISDLRNDLWGEHQTPAKGLPPLQDVLKKGRQLLVQVVKEETGNKGAALTTHLSIPGQYLVVTPGHSHVGVSRQIADDKERSRIKEVLDSLERPEGLGVIARTAAEGRSKRDITTNLKQLIRLWEDIEKRGKEAKPRTLIHKEEELAVRTVRDLFTSDLGEILVDDPVVFQRVSTFVGTVNPRRKKIVKLYQQQRPIFAKYALEEQISSVYQPAVRLPSGGGIVISPTEALVAVDVNSGKTAGGRQLEDTALAVNLEAAAEIARQLRLRDLGGLIVIDFIDMRDRSNQRKVRKALGDALKGDKAKTTVGHISRFGLLEMSRQRIRPAIDFGATRTCPVCQGRGLLLTSEALGRKVLRDLELKLRGYGGKGLKVRLAPETAHHLQNVKRVELARLESVSGVCLELVADHSVDLDDCKTEACGEPWAVTPVPKEPEPVAPPPAAAPPKPVAPAPAKPAPAEEGRAEAAPAKPAARKRRRSRKKPAPEAKADAGEASQAPAPPVSPPEPAPQAAPQSAEPAANGQTPPEETAPAAKKRRRRRPSGAQRRARAKAKAREESQNGAAPDAGNQGADAAAEG; this is encoded by the coding sequence ATGTCACGCAAAATGCTCATAAACGCCACCGGGGTGGAGGAACTCAGGGTGGCGGTGGTCGAGGAGGGCCGGTTGGAGGCCTTTTACGTGGAGACCGCCGCCCAAGCCCAGACCCGGGGCAACATCTACAAGGGGGTGGTGGCCAACGTGGAGCCCAGTCTCCAGGCCGCCTTCATCGATTACGGCCGCGCCAAGCACGGCTTTTTGCAGATATCGGATCTGCGCAACGATCTTTGGGGCGAACACCAGACCCCGGCCAAGGGCCTGCCGCCCTTGCAGGACGTGCTCAAAAAGGGCCGTCAGCTTCTGGTGCAGGTGGTCAAGGAGGAGACCGGCAACAAGGGCGCGGCCCTGACCACCCATCTGTCCATTCCCGGCCAATACCTGGTGGTCACCCCCGGCCATTCCCACGTGGGGGTTTCCCGCCAGATCGCCGACGACAAGGAGCGCAGCCGCATCAAAGAGGTGCTGGACTCCCTGGAGCGGCCCGAGGGCCTGGGGGTGATCGCCCGCACCGCGGCCGAGGGGCGCTCCAAGCGCGATATCACCACCAACCTGAAGCAGCTCATCCGCCTGTGGGAGGATATCGAAAAGCGGGGCAAGGAAGCCAAGCCCCGCACCCTGATCCACAAGGAGGAGGAACTGGCGGTGCGCACGGTGCGCGACCTGTTCACCTCCGACCTGGGCGAGATATTGGTGGACGACCCTGTGGTGTTCCAGCGGGTGAGCACCTTCGTGGGCACGGTGAACCCTCGGCGCAAGAAGATCGTCAAGCTCTACCAGCAGCAGCGGCCCATCTTCGCCAAGTACGCTCTGGAAGAGCAGATATCGAGCGTTTACCAGCCGGCGGTGCGCCTGCCTTCCGGGGGCGGCATCGTCATCAGCCCCACCGAGGCCCTGGTGGCGGTGGATGTCAACTCCGGCAAGACCGCCGGGGGCAGGCAACTGGAGGACACCGCCCTGGCCGTGAACCTGGAGGCGGCGGCCGAGATAGCCCGCCAGTTGCGCCTGCGAGACCTGGGCGGGCTGATCGTAATAGATTTCATAGACATGCGCGACCGCTCCAACCAGCGCAAGGTGCGCAAGGCCCTGGGCGACGCGCTAAAGGGCGACAAGGCCAAGACCACGGTGGGCCATATCAGCCGCTTCGGGCTGTTGGAGATGAGCCGCCAGCGCATCCGCCCGGCCATAGACTTCGGGGCCACCCGCACCTGTCCGGTGTGCCAGGGCCGGGGCCTGCTGCTCACCAGCGAGGCCCTGGGGCGCAAGGTGCTCAGGGACCTGGAGCTCAAGCTCCGGGGCTACGGCGGCAAGGGGCTCAAGGTGCGTCTGGCCCCGGAAACCGCCCACCACCTGCAAAACGTCAAACGGGTGGAACTGGCCCGCCTGGAGTCGGTCAGCGGGGTGTGCCTGGAGCTGGTGGCCGACCACAGCGTGGACCTGGACGACTGCAAGACCGAGGCCTGCGGCGAACCCTGGGCCGTGACCCCTGTGCCCAAGGAGCCGGAGCCGGTGGCTCCGCCGCCGGCCGCCGCGCCGCCCAAACCGGTGGCTCCGGCCCCGGCCAAGCCGGCCCCCGCCGAGGAGGGCCGGGCCGAGGCCGCCCCGGCCAAGCCGGCCGCGCGCAAGCGCCGCCGCAGCCGCAAGAAACCGGCCCCCGAGGCCAAGGCGGACGCCGGCGAAGCCTCCCAGGCCCCAGCCCCTCCGGTTTCGCCCCCGGAGCCGGCCCCCCAAGCGGCTCCCCAGAGTGCGGAACCGGCCGCCAACGGCCAAACCCCGCCCGAGGAAACCGCGCCCGCGGCCAAGAAGCGCCGCCGCCGCCGTCCCTCCGGGGCCCAGCGCCGGGCCCGGGCCAAGGCCAAGGCCCGGGAAGAATCCCAGAACGGGGCTGCGCCGGACGCCGGGAACCAGGGAGCGGACGCCGCGGCCGAGGGCTAG
- a CDS encoding CaiB/BaiF CoA transferase family protein, translating into MPHALSGIKVLDLCLNLPGLYLSWLMACLGAEVLKVENPVGGDYSRSVTGGEEEDSPYFAALNRGKKSLALNLKDPAGRDLLLRLAQDYDVLVEGFRPGVMSRLGLEFPTLSARQPRLIQVSISGYGQQGSLAHKAGHDINYLALAGVLSLTGGHEENLAIPGVQMADLAGGALLGLTGVLAALYQRERTGRGQHVDTAMFDGSMSLATMIWAGVQAGLDAPRPKGMTLNGAYPCYNLYRTKDGGWFSLGALEPKFWRTFCRAVERPDLVDKQFAGPEAVQEVAAIFAGRTREQWSEFWAAHDACCEPVLSLPEAVASPLAGERGLAEPLEDGVQLACPLKMSGSPLAATDPPPALGQDSARVLAGLGLNQDQMQELAGRGVVKLA; encoded by the coding sequence GTGCCCCATGCCCTAAGCGGAATCAAGGTGCTGGATCTTTGCCTCAACCTGCCCGGCCTCTACCTGAGCTGGCTCATGGCCTGCCTAGGGGCCGAGGTGCTCAAGGTGGAAAACCCGGTGGGCGGCGACTACAGCCGCAGCGTCACCGGCGGCGAAGAAGAGGACTCCCCCTATTTCGCGGCCCTGAACCGGGGCAAGAAAAGCCTGGCTCTGAACCTCAAGGACCCGGCGGGGCGCGACCTCCTGTTGCGCCTGGCACAGGATTACGACGTGCTGGTGGAGGGGTTCCGGCCGGGGGTCATGAGCCGCCTGGGCCTGGAGTTCCCCACCCTGAGCGCTCGGCAACCCCGCCTGATCCAGGTGTCCATCTCCGGCTACGGCCAGCAGGGCTCCCTGGCCCACAAGGCGGGGCACGACATCAACTACCTGGCCCTGGCCGGGGTGTTGAGCCTCACCGGCGGCCACGAGGAAAACCTGGCCATTCCCGGGGTGCAGATGGCCGACCTGGCCGGAGGGGCGCTGCTGGGCCTGACCGGAGTATTGGCCGCCCTGTACCAGCGGGAGCGCACCGGCCGGGGCCAGCACGTGGACACGGCCATGTTCGACGGCTCCATGTCCCTGGCCACCATGATCTGGGCCGGGGTGCAGGCCGGCCTGGACGCCCCCCGCCCCAAGGGCATGACCCTCAACGGGGCCTACCCCTGCTACAACCTCTACCGCACCAAGGACGGGGGCTGGTTCTCCCTGGGGGCCCTGGAGCCCAAGTTTTGGCGGACGTTTTGCCGGGCGGTGGAGCGCCCCGACCTGGTGGACAAGCAGTTCGCCGGGCCGGAGGCCGTTCAGGAGGTGGCCGCCATCTTCGCCGGGCGCACCCGCGAGCAGTGGAGCGAGTTTTGGGCGGCCCACGACGCTTGTTGCGAGCCGGTGCTCTCGCTGCCCGAGGCGGTGGCCTCGCCCCTGGCCGGGGAGCGGGGCCTGGCCGAGCCCCTGGAGGACGGGGTGCAGTTGGCCTGCCCCCTGAAGATGTCGGGGTCGCCCCTGGCCGCCACCGATCCGCCCCCGGCCCTGGGCCAGGACAGCGCCCGGGTGTTGGCCGGGCTGGGCCTCAACCAAGACCAGATGCAGGAACTGGCCGGCCGGGGAGTGGTAAAGCTGGCCTAG
- the aprB gene encoding adenylyl-sulfate reductase subunit beta, producing MPSFVIVEKCDGCKGQDKTACMYICPNDLMLLDKDGSLGYGEMKAFNRDPAMCWECYNCVKICPQQAIDVRGYADFVPMGASCVPLRGSDNIMWTVKFRDGAVKRFKFPIRTTGEGAAAPLGGFDEGSGDINSIDLMTEPASTGQDKTPTL from the coding sequence ATGCCAAGTTTTGTCATTGTTGAAAAGTGCGATGGCTGCAAGGGTCAGGATAAGACCGCTTGTATGTACATCTGCCCCAACGACCTTATGCTCCTGGACAAGGACGGGTCGCTTGGCTACGGCGAGATGAAGGCCTTCAACCGCGACCCCGCCATGTGCTGGGAGTGCTACAACTGCGTCAAGATCTGCCCCCAGCAGGCCATTGACGTTCGCGGTTATGCCGACTTCGTGCCCATGGGCGCCAGCTGCGTACCGCTGCGCGGCTCGGACAACATTATGTGGACCGTCAAGTTCCGTGACGGCGCGGTCAAACGCTTCAAGTTCCCCATCCGGACCACTGGTGAGGGCGCGGCTGCTCCCTTGGGTGGCTTTGATGAGGGCAGTGGCGACATCAACAGCATCGACCTGATGACCGAGCCGGCCTCCACGGGCCAGGACAAGACGCCCACCCTGTAG
- the aprA gene encoding adenylyl-sulfate reductase subunit alpha yields the protein MANFETVEVTTDLLICGGGMAAAGAAVEAAYWAKKNGLKVTLVDKAAFDRSGAVAMGLSAINEYIGYAAGDNSLADYVNYVKQDLMGIARDDLVYNIARHVDSSVHLFEKWGLPIWTDENGKYVREGRWQIMINGESYKVIVAEAAKNAMNEAGFEILERVFIVGPIMDGERVAGAYGFSTRENKFYVFKAKAVCAMMGGAVHVFRPRSVGEGLGRSWYPPFNSGSSAYFTIQAGAEMTCQEIRFIPVRFKDAYGPVGAWFLLFKSRATSATGGEYMVERKAELQNWAPYGLVKPIPANLRNYLGMLDTDAGLGPLYMETAEAIQKLAAAAPDEKAFKKKMKSLEAEAWEDFLDMTVSQAILWAASNIYPEKSRSEIAACEPYFIGSHSGGSGAWVSGPEDLETPYKWGYGNMTTVQGLFSAGDGTGASSHKFSSGSHAEGRYAAKQAVRFILDNNSQPSVGDVDALKAKCMAPMDRFEQFKGMTTDPEINPNYIRPMSFMFRLQKIMDEYAGGVVSAFKTSKALLERGIELLDMLKEDAEKLAAEDSYELERCWENTHRMWQAEAHVRTILFREETRWPGYYFRADTPKMDEANWKCFVNCTFKDGEWKFEKKEVVDLLG from the coding sequence ATGGCGAATTTTGAGACTGTGGAGGTCACCACTGACCTTCTGATCTGTGGTGGCGGCATGGCCGCGGCCGGCGCGGCCGTCGAGGCTGCCTACTGGGCCAAGAAAAACGGCCTGAAGGTGACCTTGGTCGACAAGGCCGCTTTTGACCGCTCCGGCGCCGTGGCCATGGGCCTGAGCGCCATCAACGAGTACATCGGCTACGCTGCCGGCGACAACAGCCTCGCCGACTACGTGAACTACGTCAAGCAGGACCTGATGGGCATCGCCCGTGACGACTTGGTGTACAACATCGCCCGTCACGTCGACAGCTCCGTGCACCTGTTTGAAAAATGGGGTCTGCCCATCTGGACCGACGAGAACGGCAAGTACGTTCGCGAGGGTCGTTGGCAGATCATGATCAACGGCGAGTCCTACAAGGTCATCGTGGCCGAGGCCGCCAAAAACGCCATGAACGAGGCCGGCTTCGAGATTCTCGAGCGCGTGTTCATCGTGGGCCCGATCATGGACGGCGAGCGCGTGGCTGGCGCCTACGGCTTCAGCACCCGCGAGAACAAGTTCTACGTGTTCAAGGCCAAGGCCGTCTGCGCCATGATGGGCGGCGCCGTGCACGTGTTCCGTCCCCGGAGCGTCGGCGAAGGTCTGGGCCGTTCCTGGTATCCGCCCTTCAACAGCGGTTCCAGCGCCTACTTCACCATCCAGGCGGGCGCCGAGATGACCTGCCAGGAGATCCGCTTCATCCCCGTGCGCTTCAAGGACGCCTATGGTCCTGTGGGCGCCTGGTTCCTGCTCTTCAAGAGCCGTGCGACCAGCGCGACCGGCGGCGAGTACATGGTGGAGCGCAAGGCCGAGCTGCAGAACTGGGCTCCCTATGGCCTGGTGAAGCCGATCCCGGCCAACCTGCGTAACTACCTGGGCATGCTCGACACCGACGCCGGCCTGGGTCCGTTGTACATGGAGACCGCCGAGGCCATCCAGAAGCTGGCCGCCGCGGCTCCCGACGAGAAGGCCTTCAAGAAGAAGATGAAGTCTCTGGAGGCCGAGGCTTGGGAGGACTTCCTGGACATGACCGTGAGCCAGGCTATCCTCTGGGCCGCCAGCAACATCTACCCTGAGAAGAGCCGCTCCGAGATCGCCGCTTGCGAGCCCTACTTCATCGGTTCCCACTCCGGTGGCTCCGGTGCCTGGGTTTCCGGCCCCGAAGATCTCGAGACCCCCTACAAGTGGGGCTACGGCAACATGACCACGGTGCAGGGCCTGTTCTCCGCCGGTGACGGCACGGGCGCCAGCAGCCACAAGTTCTCCAGCGGTTCTCACGCCGAGGGCCGTTACGCCGCCAAGCAGGCCGTCCGGTTCATCCTGGACAACAACAGCCAGCCCAGCGTGGGCGACGTGGATGCCCTCAAGGCCAAGTGCATGGCTCCCATGGACCGCTTCGAGCAGTTCAAGGGCATGACCACCGACCCGGAGATCAACCCCAACTACATCCGTCCCATGAGCTTCATGTTCCGTTTGCAGAAGATCATGGACGAGTACGCTGGTGGCGTGGTCAGCGCGTTCAAGACCTCCAAGGCCCTGTTGGAGCGCGGCATCGAGCTGCTCGACATGCTGAAGGAAGACGCCGAGAAACTGGCGGCCGAGGACAGCTACGAGCTGGAGCGCTGCTGGGAGAACACCCACCGCATGTGGCAGGCTGAGGCCCACGTGCGCACCATCCTCTTCCGCGAGGAGACCCGTTGGCCCGGCTACTACTTCCGCGCCGACACTCCCAAGATGGACGAGGCCAATTGGAAGTGCTTCGTGAACTGCACTTTCAAGGACGGTGAGTGGAAGTTCGAGAAGAAGGAAGTCGTCGACCTGCTCGGCTAA
- a CDS encoding CoB--CoM heterodisulfide reductase iron-sulfur subunit A family protein, which yields MGQSILVVGGGMSGVSAALEAAEAGYDVVLVEKNPYLGGRVAQLHQYFPKLCPPYCGLEINFKRIKSNPRIKLYTMSEVTGIEGQAGDYKVTIAQQPRYVNERCTVCGKCAEAVEATIPSPFDYGLGEIKAAYLPHELAYPYRYVIDPSIVETEDGAKAKEACPYDAVVLDDAAKEITEEAGAIVWAAGWTPYDVSKVEYYNVDSSPDIITNVQMERLAAANGPTGGKIVKLSNGEAPKKVAFVQCAGSRDVNHLPFCSTICCLASLKQATYVREQLKDAEVTIYFIDIRAMDRNEDFYTKVKADEKISFVKSKVGLIEPGENGMLVLNGENTTTGERFKAEHDLVVLAAGMQPNTDLSKIPADMVYDEYGFVQSAEGIFGAGTVRRPGEVHVSVQDGTSAALKAIQVVAGR from the coding sequence ATGGGCCAATCCATACTGGTCGTCGGCGGGGGCATGAGCGGCGTCAGCGCGGCGCTGGAAGCTGCCGAAGCCGGCTACGATGTAGTGCTGGTGGAGAAAAATCCTTATCTCGGCGGCCGCGTGGCCCAGCTCCACCAATACTTCCCCAAACTGTGCCCGCCCTATTGCGGACTGGAAATCAACTTCAAGCGCATAAAGTCCAACCCGCGCATCAAGCTCTACACCATGAGCGAGGTCACGGGCATCGAGGGCCAGGCGGGCGACTACAAGGTGACCATCGCCCAACAGCCCCGCTACGTCAACGAGCGCTGCACCGTCTGCGGCAAGTGCGCCGAAGCGGTCGAGGCCACCATCCCCAGCCCCTTCGACTACGGCCTGGGCGAGATCAAGGCGGCCTACCTGCCCCACGAGCTGGCCTATCCCTACCGCTACGTCATCGATCCCAGCATCGTGGAGACCGAAGACGGGGCCAAGGCCAAGGAGGCCTGCCCCTACGACGCGGTGGTGCTCGATGACGCCGCCAAGGAGATCACCGAGGAGGCCGGGGCCATCGTGTGGGCCGCCGGCTGGACCCCCTACGACGTCTCCAAGGTGGAGTACTACAACGTAGACAGCAGCCCGGACATCATCACCAACGTGCAGATGGAGCGCCTGGCGGCGGCAAACGGCCCCACCGGCGGCAAGATCGTCAAGCTGAGCAACGGCGAAGCCCCCAAGAAGGTGGCCTTCGTGCAGTGCGCCGGCAGCCGCGACGTGAACCACCTGCCCTTCTGTTCCACCATTTGCTGTCTGGCCAGCCTCAAGCAGGCCACCTACGTCCGCGAGCAGCTCAAGGACGCCGAGGTGACCATCTACTTCATCGACATCCGGGCCATGGACCGCAACGAGGACTTCTACACCAAGGTGAAGGCCGACGAGAAGATCAGCTTTGTGAAAAGCAAGGTCGGCCTTATCGAGCCCGGCGAAAACGGCATGCTGGTGCTGAACGGCGAGAACACCACCACCGGCGAGCGCTTCAAGGCCGAGCACGACCTGGTCGTGTTGGCCGCGGGCATGCAACCCAACACCGATCTGAGCAAGATTCCGGCCGATATGGTCTATGACGAGTACGGCTTCGTGCAGAGCGCCGAGGGCATCTTCGGCGCGGGCACGGTTCGCCGGCCCGGCGAGGTGCACGTCAGCGTGCAGGACGGGACGTCGGCGGCGCTCAAGGCCATCCAAGTAGTGGCCGGGAGGTAG